The following are encoded together in the Chlorocebus sabaeus isolate Y175 chromosome 20, mChlSab1.0.hap1, whole genome shotgun sequence genome:
- the GJA5 gene encoding gap junction alpha-5 protein → MGDWSFLGEFLEEVHKHSTVVGKVWLTVLFIFRMLVLGTAAESSWGDEQADFRCDTIQPGCQNVCYDQAFPISHIRYWVLQIIFVSTPSLVYMGHAMHTVRMQEKRKLREAERAKEVQRSGSYEYPVAEKAELSCWEEGNGRIVLQGSLLNTYVCSILIRTTMEVGFIVGQYLIYGIFLTTLHVCRRSPCPHPVNCYVSRPTEKNVFIVFMLAVAALSLLLSLAELYHLGWKKIRQRFVKPRQHVAKCQLSGPSVSMVQSCTPPPDFNQCLENGPGGKFFNPFSNNMASQQNTDNLATEQVRGQEQTPGEGFIQVRYGQKPEVPNGVSPGHRLPHGYHSDKRRLSKASSKARSDDLSV, encoded by the coding sequence ATGGGCGATTGGAGCTTCCTGGGAGAATTCCTGGAGGAAGTACACAAGCACTCGACCGTAGTAGGCAAGGTCTGGCTCACTGTCCTTTTCATATTCCGTATGCTCGTGCTGGGCACAGCTGCTGAGTCTTCCTGGGGGGATGAGCAGGCTGATTTCCGGTGTGATACGATTCAGCCTGGCTGCCAGAACGTCTGCTACGATCAAGCTTTCCCCATCTCCCACATTCGCTACTGGGTGCTGCAGATCATCTTCGTCTCCACGCCCTCTCTGGTGTACATGGGCCACGCCATGCACACTGTGCGCATGCAGGAGAAGCGCAAGCTACGGGAGGCCGAGAGGGCCAAAGAGGTCCAGCGCTCTGGCTCTTACGAGTACCCGGTGGCTGAGAAAGCAGAACTGTCCTGCTGGGAGGAAGGGAATGGAAGGATTGTCCTCCAGGGCTCTCTGCTCAACACCTATGTGTGCAGCATCCTGATCCGCACCACCATGGAGGTGGGCTTCATTGTGGGCCAGTACCTCATCTACGGAATCTTCCTGACCACCCTGCACGTCTGCCGCAGGAGTCCCTGTCCCCACCCGGTCAATTGTTACGTATCCCGGCCCACAGAGAAGAACGTCTTCATTGTCTTTATGCTGGCTGTGGCAGCACTGTCCCTCCTCCTTAGCCTAGCTGAGCTCTACCACCTGGGCTGGAAGAAGATCAGACAGCGATTTGTCAAGCCGCGGCAGCACGTGGCTAAGTGCCAGCTTTCTGGCCCCTCTGTGAGCATGGTCCAGAGTTGCACACCACCCCCCGACTTTAATCAGTGCCTGGAGAATGGCCCTGGGGGAAAATTCTTCAATCCCTTCAGCAATAATATGGCCTCCCAACAAAACACAGACAACCTGGCCACTGAGCAAGTGCGAGGTCAGGAGCAGACTCCTGGGGAAGGTTTCATCCAGGTTCGTTATGGCCAGAAGCCTGAGGTGCCCAATGGAGTCTCACCAGGTCACCGCCTTCCCCATGGCTATCATAGTGACAAGCGACGTCTTAGTAAGGCCAGCAGCAAGGCCAGGTCAGATGACCTATCAGTGTGA